TACACTCCGGAGGAGATTCCTTTTCGATTACAGGGCTGTTACCTTCTTTGGCCAACCTTTCCAGATCGCTTCATCTAAAGAATCTCTTGATAACTCCTATGGAGTGTCCTACAACCCCAGAAGGCAAGCCTTCTGGTTTGGGCTGTTTCCGTTTCGCTCGCCGCTACTTGGGAAATCGCATTTGCTTTCTCTTCCTCCGGGTACTGAGATGTTTCAGTTCCCCGGGTATGCCTCTTCTATCCTATGAATTCAGATAAAAGTACTACTCCATTACGAGCAGTGGGTTCCCCCATTCGGAAATTCCCGGATCGACGTCTACTTACGACTCCCCGGGACATATCGGTGTTAGTCCCGTCCTTCTTCGGCTCCTAGTGCCAAGGCATCCACCGTGCGCCCTTATTCACTTAACTAACTTTCTATTTATGAATAAGCATATTACTTTTCAGCTTTTGGTTTTCTAGCTTCAGCTCATAGCAATAGCATGACTTCCTTCCTCTCCATACGATAAGTCAACATCGATTCACTTGCGTTCACCGTGTTTCCTTTATCTCCTTCGAGTCAGTCCAGTCTGTACATCGCTACACATTCGCTTCCGCTTTTAGTTTGATGTCGTTGTTACTCTTATTTAGTTTTCAAGGTACAAAGTTTCTACAGGATGTCGTGACTTCTGTGTTCGTCACAGGACGTGACGGATTTTAACAGAAAATCCTTTTATCCTTGAGAGGTATAATTTACTCTCTCAAAACTGAACCAAACAACCAAGTATGTCTTCCGCATAGTCTAGCTTCAACGTTCAAACAACGCCAAAGCTTCCTATCTATTCCTTAGAAAGGAGGTGATCCAGCCGCACCTTCCGATACGGCTACCTTGTTACGACTTCACCCCAATCATTGGTCCCACCTTCGGCGGCTGGCTCCAAAAGGTTACCTCACCGACTTCGGGTGTTACCAACTCTCGTGGTGTGACGGGCGGTGTGTACAAGACCCGGGAACGTATTCACCGCGGCATGCTGATCCGCGATTACTAGCGATTCCGGCTTCATGCAGGCGAGTTGCAGCCTGCAATCCGAACTGAGAATGGTTTTATGGGATTTGCTTGGCCTCGCGGCTTCGCTGCCCTTTGTTCCATCCATTGTAGCACGTGTGTAGCCCAGGTCATAAGGGGCATGATGATTTGACGTCATCCCCACCTTCCTCCGGTTTGTCACCGGCAGTCACCTTAGAGTGCCCAACTAAATGCTGGCAACTAAGATCAAGGGTTGCGCTCGTTGCGGGACTTAACCCAACATCTCACGACACGAGCTGACGACAACCATGCACCACCTGTCACTCTGTCCCCGAAGGGAACTCCCTATCTCTAGGGGCGTCAGAGGATGTCAAGACCTGGTAAGGTTCTTCGCGTTGCTTCGAATTAAACCACATGCTCCACCGCTTGTGCGGGTCCCCGTCAATTCTTTTGAGTTTCAGCCTTGCGGCCGTACTCCCCAGGCGGAGTGCTTAATGCGTTAACTTCAGCACTAAGGGGCGGAAACCCCCTAACACCTAGCACTCATCGTTTACGGCGTGGACTACCAGGGTATCTAATCCTGTTCGCTACCCACGCTTTCGCACCTCAGCGTCAGTTACAGACCAGAGAGTCGCCTTCGCCACTGGTGTTCCTCCACATCTCTACGCATTTCACCGCTACACGTGGAATTCCACTCTCCTCTTCTGTACTCAAGTCCCCCAGTTTCCAATGGCCCTCCACGGTTAAGCCGTGGGCTTTCACATCAGACTTAAAGGACCGCCTGCGCGCGCTTTACGCCCAATAATTCCGGACAACGCTTGCCCCCTACGTATTACCGCGGCTGCTGGCACGTAGTTAGCCGGGGCTTTCTGGTTAGGTACCGTCAAGGTGCCAACCTATTCGAATGGCACTTGTTCTTCCCTAACAACAGAGTTTTACGATCCGAAAACCTTCATCACTCACGCGGCGTTGCTCCGTCAGACTTTCGTCCATTGCGGAAGATTCCCTACTGCTGCCTCCCGTAGGAGTCTGGGCCGTGTCTCAGTCCCAGTGTGGCCGATCACCCTCTCAGGTCGGCTACGCATCGTCGCCTTGGTGAGCTTTTATCTCACCAACTAGCTAATGCGCCGCGGGCCCATCTGTAAGTGACAGCATATGCCGCCTTTCAACATCTCGTCATGCGACGATATGTATCATCCGGTATTAGCCCCGGTTTCCCGGAGTTATCCCAGTCTTACAGGTAGGTTGCCCACGTGTTACTCACCCGTCCGCCGCTCGTTCCACAAGCGTCACCCCCGAAGGAGATCTGCTTGCTTCCCGCGCTCGACTTGCATGTATTAGGCACGCCGCCAGCGTTCGTCCTGAGCCAAGATCAAACTCTCCATAGAAAACTCACTTTTGGTGTTTGCAAAAGTGAAGTTGCACTTGTGCAAATAAGTAACGTGTTACTCATTTGCCATAAAAGTTTGTGATGATGAACACCGTTCTTCATCATTCTTAGCTTCTTCCGAGATTGCTCTCGGTCGATTTTTTAAAAGAAAAACAGAGATTGCTTTTCTTGACATACTGGTTGTTTTGTTCAGTTTTCAAAGAGCAAATTTGTTAATTGCTTTTAATGAAGCAACTTTTATATCATACCATCCTCAAAAGAGAATGTCAACAACTTTTTCGAAGAAATTTATTATAAACTATTTCATCAAAACAAACTGCTTACGTTGTTGCAACTTCATTTGCTGTTTCAGCAAATGGGCCTGAGTGGACTTGAACCACCGACCTCACGCTTATCAGGCGTGCGCTCTAACCAACTGAGCTACAGGCCCATAAATCATATATGGAGCGGGTGAAGGGAATCGAACCCTCGTCATCAGCTTGGAAGGCTGAGGTTTTACCATTAAACTACACCCGCTTATAAAACTATCCGATGGTCGGGAAGACAGGATTTGAACCTGCGACCCCATGGTCCCAAACCATGTGCTCTACCAAGCTGAGCTACTTCCCGTATAATGGCGCGCCCGAGAGGAGTCGAACCCCTAACCTTTTGATCCGTAGTCAAACGCTCTATCCAATTGAGCTACGGGCGCTAATGAACAATATAGCTGATTTGAAATGCGGTCGAGAGGACTTGAACCTCCACGGGTTATTCACCCACTAGGCCCTCAACCTAGCGCGTCTGCCATTCCGCCACGACCGCGACTTAAAAAAGTAAAAAATAAAAGGCTGTGTTTGTGTTTCACAGCTTTATCTAAAAGTCTTGATATTATTAATGAGAATAATCATTGGAATCTCGCTAAAAATTTATCATTCGTGACTTCTTTTAAATAAAGCTATTGTTATCTATCTGTAATTATGCGGGTGGAGGGAGTTGAACCCCCACGTCCGAAGACACTAGATCCTAAGTCTAGCGCGTCTGCCAATTCCGCCACACCCGCAATGCAGTATTGTTAATGGTGAGCCATGGAGGATTCGAACCTCCGACCCTCTGATTAAAAGTCAGATGCTCTACCGACTGAGCTAATGGCTCCTATTTATCATTCAAACATTTTAAGTTCTTATAATAGCTTGTATAACCTGATCCTTGGTGAAAGATGCAAGTAACTTCCATTTCTATCATTACTCGCGACTTGTACGTTTTAAGAATCAAAAAATGGCTGGGCTACTAGGATTCGAACCTAGGATACACGGGATCAAAACCCGATGCCTTACCGCTTGGCTATAGCCCAACAATGGCGGTCCGGACGGGACTCGAACCCGCGACCTCCTGCGTGACAGGCAGGCATTCTAACCAACTGAACTACCGGACCCGACCTATTCATTTTTTTAAAATGACCCGTACGGGATTCGAACCCGTGTTACCGCCGTGAAAGGGCGGTGTCTTAACCGCTTGACCAACGGGCCACGAAATGGCGGAGAAGGAGGGATTTGAACCCTCGCGCCGCTTACGCGACCTACACCCTTAGCAGGGGCGCCTCTTCAGCCACTTGAGTACTTCTCCAAGTATGGCTCCACAGGTAGGATTCGAACCTACGACCGATCGGTTAACAGCCGATTGCTCTACCACTGAGCTACTGTGGAATTTTTTTAATCAAGAATAGCAACGAGAAATATAGTACAATAATTTTCGATAAATGTCAATAGGTTAAAACCATTTTATTGTAGGAAATTTTTCTTGTTGCAACTAATATGTAATTGACAGCTTATTTAATTTACCATGAATGACAAAAATCGTCAATAGATTATTCTACTTTCTCTTATTTATTTTGTATTTCACGTATATAAGTCTTTGCCCCCTGTCGTCTCTATAATAAGAATAGCTTTCCTTTACACTTACCACATCTGTACTTTTTTATATCCACCTTCCTCTGTCGTTTAAACGTTTGATTACATGACTCGCAAATATATGTATACTTATGTCTTTGCTGAGAAGGTAACGGAGTGCAATATCTAGGAGAATTAGTTGCACGCATTAATTCTTTAAATGATTTATCTTGATGCTTATACCCTTTTCCTTCAATATGAAGATGGTAATGACAAAGTTCATGTTTAATAATTCCTATAAACTCTGCTTCTCCTGCTTCTTCCAAATATCTTGGATTTAATTCAATAATCTTTTTAACAGGAATATATCTCCCACCTGTTGTCCTTAGTCGATCATTAAATATTACCTTATGCATGAACGGCTTGTTAAAGTAAGTTAAGGATATATCATTTACCCAATGATGGAGTTCTTTATCACTTATTAGCGGCATTTGAAAAACCCCCTCCTTTTTTCACAACATTATCATACACATATTTTTGCACGTAATCAACATCCGCAAATTATTTATAATGATTTTAATTAAATATTGATTTTTGTTTAATTTGTATTATAATATAAGTATCATTTAATTTTACTTAAGGGGAGGAATTAGTTTGAATAAAAGAAATAGGATGACAACTGCAGCAGGCGCTCCCGTCGCTGATAACCAAAATTCCATCACAGCTGGACAGCATGGTCCAACTTTAATACAAGATTTTCACTTACTAGAAAAGCTGGCTCATTTTAATAGAGAAAGGATTCCTGAACGTATTGTTCACGCCAAAGGAACTGGTGCATATGGATATTTCGAAGTTACAAACGACGAAATTGCTAATTACACGAAAGCTGATTTCCTTAGTGAAGCAGGTAAACGCACAGATATGTTTATTCGTTTTTCTACCGTTGCAGGGGAACTCGGTTCGGCTGATACTGTCCGTGACCCACGTGGCTTTGCAGTTAAATTTTATACAAATGAAGGAAATTATGACTTAGTTGGAAATAACACACCTATCTTTTTCATAAGAGATGCAATTAAATTTCCTGACTTTATTCATACACAAAAACGGAATCCTAAAACGCATTTAAAAGATAAAGATATGGTCTGGGATTTCTGGTCACTATCACCTGAATCACTTCATCAAATCACGTACCTACACGGTGATCGTGGAATTCCTGCCACGTTCAGACATATGAATGGGTATGGGAGTCATACATTTAAGTGGGTTAATAAAGGCGGAGAGGCATTCTGGGTGAAGTATCATTTTATTAGTGAACAGGGTGTCAAAGGACTTGAAGCTTCTC
This genomic interval from Virgibacillus pantothenticus contains the following:
- a CDS encoding SprT family protein → MPLISDKELHHWVNDISLTYFNKPFMHKVIFNDRLRTTGGRYIPVKKIIELNPRYLEEAGEAEFIGIIKHELCHYHLHIEGKGYKHQDKSFKELMRATNSPRYCTPLPSQQRHKYTYICESCNQTFKRQRKVDIKKYRCGKCKGKLFLL